In Actinoplanes derwentensis, the following proteins share a genomic window:
- a CDS encoding GNAT family N-acetyltransferase: protein MRVREWDPRSASAAEVDSLVETVNAVLAADLPEDPPWRDVQVREYLAETMPGERRITWVAEDDRLPEGAGKIFAHVNILLLGDIGVLEVVVRPELRRRGLGRQLVAMAVRRAYLEGFSSIGVEAIGGTPAIPFYESLGFEREYVETRSVLNLDSVDWLTLGGMASGISSGYRVEYHPGGPPDHLLDAYAQAKAEAQRDDDDLDLAPRSSDPQRLRESLETLHRRGLSPYIVLAIHEATGAVAGLTEVVVPAQHPERADQYDTIVVREHRGYGIDRAIKARMLFELRAAEPTLRQVQTWNAQHNESMLKVNAELGYQSDRDWFEYIADVTQLVQRFELS, encoded by the coding sequence GTGAGGGTGCGTGAATGGGATCCCCGCTCAGCGTCCGCGGCCGAGGTCGACTCGCTCGTGGAGACGGTGAACGCGGTCCTGGCGGCCGATCTCCCGGAGGATCCACCCTGGCGGGACGTGCAGGTCAGGGAGTATCTGGCCGAAACCATGCCGGGCGAACGGCGGATCACTTGGGTGGCCGAGGACGACCGGCTTCCCGAGGGCGCCGGCAAGATCTTCGCGCACGTCAACATCCTGCTGCTCGGCGACATCGGGGTGCTGGAAGTGGTGGTGCGGCCCGAGTTGCGGCGCCGTGGCCTGGGCCGGCAGCTGGTCGCGATGGCGGTTCGCCGTGCCTATCTGGAGGGTTTCTCCTCGATCGGCGTGGAGGCGATCGGGGGCACTCCGGCGATCCCGTTCTACGAGTCGCTGGGCTTCGAGCGGGAGTATGTGGAGACTCGCAGCGTCCTCAACCTGGACTCGGTCGACTGGCTGACCCTCGGTGGCATGGCCAGTGGAATCAGTTCCGGCTACCGAGTGGAGTATCACCCGGGCGGTCCGCCGGATCATCTGCTGGACGCCTACGCGCAGGCGAAAGCCGAGGCGCAACGGGATGACGACGACCTGGACCTGGCACCGCGGTCCTCGGATCCGCAACGGTTGCGGGAGTCGCTGGAGACTTTGCACCGACGCGGACTGAGTCCGTACATCGTGCTCGCCATCCACGAGGCGACCGGTGCGGTGGCCGGCCTGACCGAGGTGGTGGTACCGGCGCAGCATCCGGAGCGCGCCGATCAGTACGACACGATCGTCGTCCGGGAGCACCGTGGTTATGGCATCGACCGGGCGATCAAGGCTCGGATGCTGTTCGAGTTGCGGGCCGCCGAGCCGACGTTGCGTCAGGTGCAGACGTGGAACGCCCAGCACAACGAGTCGATGCTGAAGGTGAACGCCGAGTTGGGCTACCAGTCCGATCGGGACTGGTTCGAGTACATCGCCGATGTGACCCAGCTGGTCCAGCGCTTCGAGCTGAGCTGA
- a CDS encoding FmdB family zinc ribbon protein, with protein MPRYEFRCRACGADFEVSRPMSEASQPAACPEGHGDTVKLLSTVAVMGRGGPARPAPAAGGGGGGGCCGGGGCC; from the coding sequence ATGCCGCGTTACGAGTTCCGCTGTCGCGCCTGTGGCGCCGATTTCGAAGTCAGTCGCCCGATGAGTGAGGCCAGCCAGCCGGCGGCCTGTCCGGAGGGCCACGGCGACACTGTGAAGCTGCTGTCCACAGTCGCCGTCATGGGCCGCGGAGGCCCGGCCCGACCTGCCCCGGCAGCTGGAGGCGGTGGAGGCGGCGGTTGTTGCGGTGGCGGCGGCTGCTGCTGA
- a CDS encoding lytic transglycosylase domain-containing protein: MAALVVTAVASGAYLVPKALEAAPAPSVTPRFGESGQGAVPPVLESAGGLPGAGGLPPSYPVPGLGTGLPGTGLPGVGLPGVGVSGLPGYTQPTVAAVRPADALAGWAEQVGTKVGVPVVAVQAYGYAELVATQTTPTCRLSWTTLAAIGKVESSHGSYNGAVLRADGVAEPTIYGLPMDGKGGRRLIADTDRGALDGDTTFDRAIGPMQFLPATWQENAIDADRDGVANPNDIDDAALTAAVYLCKGGRDMSRADSWWEAILSYNAVQPHAQKVFTTADEYGRRSQS; encoded by the coding sequence GTGGCGGCGCTGGTTGTCACGGCTGTGGCTTCGGGGGCCTATCTGGTGCCGAAAGCGCTGGAGGCGGCGCCGGCGCCCAGTGTGACTCCACGGTTCGGTGAGAGTGGGCAAGGGGCGGTGCCGCCGGTGTTGGAGTCGGCGGGCGGGCTGCCGGGGGCGGGTGGTCTGCCGCCCAGCTATCCGGTTCCGGGGCTCGGCACGGGGCTGCCTGGCACGGGACTGCCGGGGGTGGGACTACCTGGGGTGGGTGTGTCGGGACTGCCGGGGTATACGCAACCCACGGTGGCGGCTGTTCGGCCGGCTGACGCTCTGGCGGGCTGGGCTGAGCAGGTCGGGACCAAAGTGGGCGTTCCGGTGGTCGCGGTGCAGGCCTACGGGTATGCCGAGCTTGTTGCCACGCAGACCACGCCTACCTGCCGGTTGAGTTGGACCACGCTGGCCGCGATCGGGAAGGTCGAGTCGTCGCACGGCAGCTACAACGGGGCGGTACTGCGGGCTGACGGGGTGGCGGAGCCGACGATCTACGGGCTGCCGATGGACGGGAAAGGTGGGCGGCGGCTGATCGCCGACACTGATCGGGGGGCCCTGGACGGGGACACCACGTTCGACCGGGCGATCGGGCCGATGCAGTTCCTTCCGGCTACCTGGCAGGAGAACGCGATCGACGCGGACCGGGACGGGGTGGCGAACCCCAATGACATCGACGACGCGGCGCTGACCGCCGCGGTCTACCTGTGCAAGGGCGGGCGGGACATGTCGCGGGCCGATTCCTGGTGGGAGGCGATCCTGTCGTACAACGCGGTTCAGCCGCACGCGCAGAAGGTCTTCACCACGGCCGACGAATACGGGCGTCGTAGCCAGTCGTGA
- a CDS encoding phospholipase codes for MPRLVAIAALTATLLPAVPASAATLPPATPVTSDRAEILAAWTQPTAESTAAWKAARSHRKRWAAYHFDWSTDLCTRAPETPLGFDFSDACRHHDFGYRNYRTTFAQHKKRIDEVFRADLRRICDARRLAAQPFCNATAFTYFEAVRLLPRTQPPTPAI; via the coding sequence ATGCCCCGACTCGTGGCCATAGCGGCCCTCACCGCCACGCTGCTCCCTGCCGTTCCGGCGTCCGCGGCCACACTGCCGCCTGCAACTCCGGTGACCAGCGATCGAGCCGAGATCCTGGCCGCCTGGACCCAGCCGACCGCGGAGAGCACCGCCGCCTGGAAGGCAGCCCGGTCCCACCGAAAACGCTGGGCCGCCTACCACTTCGACTGGTCCACCGACCTCTGCACCCGGGCGCCCGAGACACCGCTCGGCTTCGACTTCTCCGACGCCTGCCGCCACCACGACTTCGGCTACCGCAACTACCGGACCACTTTCGCCCAGCACAAGAAACGCATCGACGAGGTCTTCCGAGCCGATCTGCGCCGAATCTGCGACGCCCGCCGCCTGGCCGCCCAGCCGTTCTGCAACGCGACCGCCTTCACCTACTTCGAAGCGGTGCGCCTACTCCCCAGAACCCAGCCCCCGACACCCGCGATCTGA
- a CDS encoding 2-oxoacid:ferredoxin oxidoreductase subunit beta, whose translation MAETVAVKLTAKDFKSDQEVRWCPGCGDYAILAAVQQFMPELGIPRENIVFVSGIGCSSRFPYYMNTYGMHSIHGRAPAIATGLSTSRPDLSVWVVTGDGDALSIGGNHLIHALRRNVNLKILLFNNRIYGLTKGQYSPTSELGKITKSTPVGSADSPFNPLSLALGAEATFVARTIDSDRKHLQSVLRAAAAHEGSAFVEIYQNCNIFNDGAFDLIKDASTRDEHLIRLEQGSPITFGNLNVVHPEGSFGLKVQEGGTPIVHDATVEDPAYAFALSRLSGSDLGTTPIGVFRDVRRPSYDEIVRKQVHDAKAQATGTPEEMLDQLLNTGDTWTIL comes from the coding sequence ATGGCTGAGACGGTCGCGGTGAAACTGACCGCCAAAGACTTCAAATCCGACCAGGAAGTGCGCTGGTGCCCCGGCTGCGGGGACTACGCGATCCTCGCCGCGGTGCAGCAGTTCATGCCGGAACTGGGCATCCCCCGGGAGAACATCGTCTTCGTCTCCGGGATCGGCTGCTCGTCCCGGTTCCCGTACTACATGAACACCTACGGGATGCACTCGATCCACGGGCGGGCCCCGGCCATCGCGACCGGGCTGTCCACATCCCGCCCCGACCTGAGCGTCTGGGTGGTGACCGGGGACGGCGACGCCCTGTCGATCGGCGGCAACCACCTGATCCACGCCCTGCGGCGCAACGTGAACCTGAAGATCCTGCTCTTCAACAACCGGATCTACGGTCTGACCAAGGGTCAGTACTCGCCCACCTCGGAACTCGGCAAGATCACCAAGTCGACGCCGGTCGGATCGGCGGACTCCCCGTTCAACCCGCTGTCACTGGCCCTCGGCGCGGAGGCGACCTTCGTGGCCCGGACCATCGACTCCGACCGTAAACACCTCCAGTCGGTGCTGCGGGCCGCCGCCGCCCACGAGGGCTCGGCGTTCGTCGAGATCTATCAGAACTGCAACATCTTCAACGATGGCGCCTTCGACCTGATCAAGGACGCGTCCACCCGCGACGAACACCTGATCCGCCTCGAACAGGGTTCACCGATCACCTTCGGGAATCTGAACGTCGTCCACCCGGAAGGCAGCTTCGGCCTGAAAGTCCAGGAAGGCGGCACCCCGATCGTCCACGACGCGACCGTCGAGGACCCGGCGTACGCCTTCGCCCTCAGCCGGCTCTCCGGCTCCGACCTGGGCACCACCCCGATCGGCGTGTTCCGCGACGTGCGGCGCCCGTCCTACGACGAGATCGTCCGCAAACAGGTCCACGACGCGAAGGCCCAGGCCACCGGCACCCCCGAAGAGATGCTCGACCAGCTCCTCAACACCGGCGACACCTGGACGATCCTCTGA
- a CDS encoding ATP-binding protein: MSGRIELPSGLVTFMFTDIEGSTRLARMLGAAYRSVLNAHRTVLRAVFKDFDGVELLTEGDSFFVAFSNADAALAACVEAQRRLSAHDWPRHDAVPLVRMGLHTGRANPVGQEYASAEVHRAARVSAAAHGGQVLCSEATAVAVTATYATATATAGTAAAATLATVDLVDLGAFRLRGFDDDERLFQVIAPGLEREFPHPRTGQAPRHNLPAEHSPFVGRRAEIAELSELISRNRLVTVVGPGGSGKTRLASAVGEQLLPAYPGGVWTIDAANAAQGLPAALAAALGLRPEPGRPMIDTVVEQCAERRMLVIVQTCDAAPALTATLAHRLLSRCRRLDVVATGRSPLALPGETVWRIPPLVPADAFALLRDRAAAAQGGRPGDGDSQLARLAARLEGSPLAIQLAAARLRLLPAEQLARRLDDPLGALDNDAAGDGRHASLTNNLAWSYRTLGNRAAGLLRRLAVFAGPVDLTTVEWCDPGALGALSELADKSLVEVAPGPSYRMSDQVRAYALRQLAATGEEAAVRASHLTWALHALDRAAVDSDDQIRTVSLTELGPLVPEWQSALRWASATGDVPAGLRLAAALEPWWREHDDARREGRELLAALYRHLPAAVGRVTAADLARTYLVHAGLADERAERERFLARAEAEAGSSGDEALQVRVRAVRLTLSGDDPAAAESDCREVIAEAERSGVPNAAFPAVLTLAELLWRREAVTEAADLLGAARQLEAARPEDRGRRAVDWLLGMVALRRGDLVAAHDHLVVALRSRLRHGFRGAAADAVAAIAVRCAFGGDPATATVLFGGAEAACGARRTESFGAFWSARQASLRELLGDAAFDEAYADGASLGFDRIVAMALAVEHPDLENGAVRFAQIVR; the protein is encoded by the coding sequence GTGTCGGGACGGATCGAGCTACCCAGTGGCCTGGTGACCTTTATGTTCACCGACATCGAGGGCTCGACGCGGCTTGCCCGGATGCTCGGTGCGGCCTACCGGAGCGTTCTCAATGCGCATCGAACAGTGCTACGCGCTGTGTTCAAAGACTTCGATGGTGTCGAACTCCTAACCGAGGGTGACTCCTTTTTCGTGGCGTTCTCGAACGCTGACGCGGCGCTCGCGGCGTGTGTGGAGGCGCAGCGGCGACTGTCTGCTCACGACTGGCCGCGGCACGACGCGGTGCCGCTGGTCCGGATGGGACTGCACACCGGGCGGGCGAATCCGGTCGGCCAGGAGTACGCGAGTGCCGAGGTGCACCGGGCGGCGCGGGTGTCGGCGGCGGCGCACGGCGGTCAGGTGCTGTGTTCGGAGGCGACGGCCGTGGCGGTGACCGCCACCTATGCGACGGCGACCGCGACGGCGGGTACCGCGGCCGCCGCGACTCTGGCCACGGTGGATCTGGTCGACCTGGGTGCGTTCCGGCTGCGGGGGTTCGACGACGACGAGCGGCTGTTCCAGGTGATCGCTCCCGGTCTGGAGCGGGAGTTCCCGCACCCGCGGACCGGGCAGGCGCCCCGGCACAATCTGCCGGCCGAGCACAGCCCGTTTGTGGGGCGCCGGGCTGAGATCGCCGAACTGTCCGAGCTGATCAGCCGGAACCGCCTGGTCACAGTGGTGGGCCCGGGCGGTTCCGGTAAGACGCGGCTGGCGAGTGCGGTGGGCGAGCAGCTTCTCCCGGCGTACCCGGGCGGGGTTTGGACGATCGATGCCGCAAACGCCGCGCAAGGACTGCCGGCCGCTCTCGCCGCCGCTCTGGGCCTGCGCCCGGAACCGGGCCGGCCGATGATCGACACGGTGGTGGAACAGTGCGCCGAACGCCGGATGCTCGTCATCGTGCAGACCTGTGACGCCGCCCCGGCGCTGACCGCGACGCTGGCGCACCGGCTGCTCAGCCGCTGCCGGCGGCTCGATGTGGTGGCTACCGGCCGGTCGCCGCTGGCGCTGCCGGGGGAGACCGTGTGGCGGATCCCGCCGCTTGTTCCGGCGGACGCGTTCGCGCTGCTCCGGGACCGTGCGGCGGCAGCGCAGGGCGGACGCCCCGGTGATGGTGACTCGCAGTTGGCGCGGCTGGCGGCCCGGTTGGAGGGTTCGCCTCTGGCTATTCAGCTCGCCGCCGCCCGGCTGCGGTTGCTGCCCGCCGAACAGTTGGCCCGCCGTCTCGACGATCCGCTCGGCGCGCTCGACAACGATGCCGCCGGCGACGGCCGGCACGCCAGCCTGACCAACAATCTGGCCTGGTCGTACCGCACGCTGGGCAACCGGGCCGCCGGTCTGCTGCGGCGGCTCGCGGTCTTCGCCGGGCCGGTCGATCTGACGACTGTGGAGTGGTGTGATCCGGGTGCGCTCGGCGCGCTCTCCGAACTCGCCGACAAGTCCCTGGTGGAGGTGGCGCCCGGCCCCAGTTATCGGATGTCCGACCAGGTGCGGGCGTACGCTCTGCGCCAACTCGCGGCCACCGGTGAGGAGGCTGCCGTCCGGGCGAGTCATCTGACCTGGGCGTTGCACGCGCTGGATCGGGCCGCCGTGGACAGCGACGATCAGATCCGGACAGTGTCACTGACCGAGCTGGGCCCACTCGTACCGGAATGGCAGTCGGCGTTGCGCTGGGCCTCGGCCACCGGTGACGTACCGGCCGGTCTGCGCCTTGCCGCCGCCCTGGAACCCTGGTGGCGCGAACACGACGACGCCCGCCGGGAGGGCCGTGAGCTGCTGGCCGCCTTGTACCGGCATCTGCCGGCCGCCGTGGGCCGGGTGACCGCCGCCGACCTGGCGCGAACCTATCTGGTGCACGCGGGGCTCGCCGACGAGCGGGCCGAGCGGGAGCGGTTCCTGGCACGGGCCGAGGCGGAGGCCGGGAGCTCCGGCGACGAGGCGCTGCAGGTCCGGGTCCGGGCGGTCCGCCTGACGCTGTCCGGCGACGATCCGGCAGCCGCCGAGAGCGACTGTCGCGAGGTGATAGCCGAGGCGGAACGTTCCGGGGTGCCGAACGCGGCCTTCCCCGCCGTCCTGACCCTGGCCGAACTGCTCTGGCGGCGTGAGGCCGTCACCGAGGCCGCCGATCTGCTGGGCGCGGCCCGCCAGCTGGAGGCGGCGCGTCCCGAGGACCGCGGCCGGCGGGCGGTGGACTGGCTGCTCGGCATGGTGGCGCTCCGCCGTGGTGACCTGGTCGCCGCCCACGATCACCTGGTGGTGGCGTTGCGGTCCCGGTTGCGGCACGGCTTCCGGGGTGCGGCCGCTGACGCGGTGGCCGCGATCGCGGTGCGCTGCGCGTTCGGCGGCGATCCGGCGACTGCCACAGTGCTGTTCGGCGGTGCCGAAGCGGCATGCGGCGCCCGGCGTACCGAATCGTTCGGCGCTTTCTGGTCGGCCCGTCAGGCGTCGCTGCGGGAGCTGCTCGGCGACGCGGCCTTCGACGAGGCCTACGCGGACGGCGCGAGCCTGGGCTTCGATCGGATAGTCGCGATGGCCTTGGCCGTGGAACACCCCGACCTGGAGAACGGAGCTGTCCGCTTCGCCCAGATAGTGCGATAA
- the hemB gene encoding porphobilinogen synthase, whose protein sequence is MSFPDIRPRRLRRTPAIRRLVEENRLAPSELVLPLFLKEGLTEPKPITSMPGVLQHTRESLRKAAAEAVAAGVGGLMLFGVPDDANKDATGSAGLDPDGILNVGLRDLRAELGDSTVIMSDLCLDEFTSHGHCGVLAADGSVDNDATLAIYADMAIAQVEAGAHMVGPSGMMDGQIGVVRKALDGAGHQDISILAYSAKYASAFFGPFREAVESSLDGDRRQYQQDPANAREALREVELDIAEGADIVMVKPGLPYLDIIAAIRDHVTVPVAAYQVSGEYAMVEAAAANGWIDRERAILESLTAIKRAGAQIALTYWATEAANLLRERY, encoded by the coding sequence ATGTCCTTCCCTGACATCCGCCCGCGCCGCCTGCGGCGCACACCCGCCATCCGTCGTCTGGTCGAGGAGAACCGCCTCGCCCCGTCCGAGCTGGTCCTGCCCCTCTTCTTGAAGGAGGGCCTGACCGAGCCGAAACCGATCACCTCGATGCCCGGCGTTCTCCAGCACACCCGGGAGTCGCTGCGTAAAGCGGCGGCCGAGGCGGTCGCCGCGGGTGTCGGCGGTCTGATGCTGTTCGGCGTGCCGGACGACGCCAACAAGGACGCGACCGGTTCGGCCGGCCTCGACCCCGACGGCATCCTCAACGTCGGCCTCCGCGACCTCCGGGCCGAACTGGGCGACTCCACGGTCATCATGAGCGACCTGTGCCTGGACGAGTTCACCTCGCACGGGCACTGCGGTGTGCTCGCCGCCGACGGTTCCGTCGACAACGACGCGACCCTGGCGATCTACGCGGACATGGCGATCGCGCAGGTCGAAGCGGGCGCCCACATGGTCGGCCCGTCCGGCATGATGGACGGCCAGATCGGCGTGGTCCGCAAGGCCCTCGACGGCGCCGGTCACCAGGACATCTCGATCCTGGCCTACTCGGCGAAGTACGCCAGCGCCTTCTTCGGCCCGTTCCGGGAGGCCGTCGAGTCGTCCCTGGACGGCGACCGCCGTCAGTACCAGCAGGACCCGGCCAACGCCCGGGAGGCTCTGCGCGAGGTCGAACTGGACATCGCCGAGGGCGCCGACATCGTCATGGTCAAGCCCGGCCTGCCCTACCTGGACATCATCGCCGCCATCCGCGACCACGTGACCGTGCCGGTGGCCGCCTACCAGGTCTCCGGCGAATACGCGATGGTCGAGGCCGCCGCCGCCAACGGCTGGATCGACCGCGAACGAGCCATCCTCGAATCCCTGACCGCGATCAAGCGCGCCGGCGCCCAGATCGCCCTGACCTACTGGGCCACCGAGGCCGCAAACCTGCTCCGCGAGCGTTACTGA
- a CDS encoding potassium channel family protein — translation MIHLPRVRQGPLRALGLRLLMACSLILVSVAVIYSDRDGYRDVNEDGLTLLDCFYYAVVSLSTTGYGDITPATQSARLVNVLFITPARVLFLIILVGTTLEVLTDQYRKGLRVARWRSKLKDHVIICGYGTKGRAAVAALLETGYDKNRIVIVENREGGVRQAQASGFVVIEGDATRSSVLNEADVKNAKSVIIATDRDEASVLITLTVRQLTAGQVRIIAAVREQENAALLKQSGAHHVIVSSSTAGRLLGLTTTAPPLIDVVEDLLTPGQGMALAMRSAERAEVGRNPRQLVTLVVALIRRGKVLPLGGEQAVTIETGDLLVYIRDDESVSNGVSV, via the coding sequence ATGATTCATCTACCTAGGGTCCGTCAAGGGCCGTTGCGGGCCCTCGGGCTGCGGCTGTTGATGGCGTGTTCCCTGATTCTGGTCTCGGTCGCGGTCATCTACTCCGACCGGGACGGTTATCGGGACGTCAACGAGGACGGGCTGACCCTGCTCGACTGCTTCTACTATGCGGTCGTCTCGCTCTCCACCACCGGCTACGGCGACATCACCCCGGCGACTCAGAGCGCCCGCCTGGTGAACGTCCTGTTCATCACGCCCGCCCGGGTCCTCTTCCTGATCATCCTGGTCGGCACCACACTGGAGGTGCTGACCGACCAGTACCGCAAGGGTCTGCGTGTCGCCCGGTGGAGGAGCAAGTTGAAGGACCACGTGATCATCTGCGGTTACGGCACCAAGGGCCGGGCCGCGGTCGCCGCACTGCTGGAGACCGGTTACGACAAGAACCGCATCGTCATCGTCGAGAACCGTGAAGGTGGCGTCCGGCAGGCTCAGGCCAGCGGTTTCGTGGTGATCGAGGGTGATGCCACCCGGTCGTCGGTGCTGAACGAGGCGGATGTGAAGAACGCCAAGTCGGTCATCATCGCCACCGACCGCGACGAGGCCTCGGTGCTGATCACGCTGACCGTCCGCCAGCTGACCGCCGGTCAGGTCCGGATCATCGCCGCGGTCCGTGAGCAGGAGAACGCGGCGCTGCTCAAACAGAGCGGCGCCCACCACGTGATCGTGTCGTCGTCGACGGCCGGCCGCCTGCTCGGTCTGACCACCACCGCGCCGCCGCTGATCGACGTGGTGGAGGACCTGTTGACACCGGGTCAGGGCATGGCGCTGGCGATGCGCTCGGCCGAGCGGGCCGAGGTGGGCCGTAACCCCCGGCAGCTGGTGACGCTGGTGGTGGCCCTGATCCGCCGGGGCAAGGTGCTGCCGCTGGGCGGCGAGCAGGCCGTCACGATCGAGACCGGCGACCTGCTGGTCTACATCCGCGATGACGAGTCCGTCTCCAACGGGGTCTCCGTCTGA
- a CDS encoding bifunctional uroporphyrinogen-III C-methyltransferase/uroporphyrinogen-III synthase — MTTRTARKPAGRIAFIGAGPGDPELLTRRAYAALTDADQVVYDRGVPDSLLSAIRSDAKEDAQFSPAEGAPGDVAKVLLSAAKSGLSAVHLVAGDPFGHESVVKEVQAVARTAVHFEVIPGIGQAEGVAAYAGVPLPGVRISADVDDVTNLDFDALAGAAQKGSFAVAVDAGDLAAVRDGLLAAGVEPGVPVAVTGDGTGETQYTTTSTVDSFVAAALGFTGRVVLTVGTEVAERDSLSWWENRPLYGWKVLVPRTKEQAGAMSARLRAYGAIPCEVPTIAVEPPRTPAQMERAVKGLVDGRYAWVIFTSVNAVRAVWEKFGEHGLDARHFGGVKIACIGEATADAVRAFGIQPELIPAGEQSSDGLLAEFSPHDEILDPVGRVLLPRADIATETLAAGLIERGWEVDDVTAYRTVRAAPPPAEIRDAIKSGGFDAVLFTSSSTVRNLVGIAGKPHARTVVAVIGPKTAETAVEFGLRVDTQPQNASVPDLVEALAEYALELREKLAAMPAKQRRGSKVQGPTALRFR; from the coding sequence GCCGGACCCGGCGACCCGGAGCTGCTGACCCGCCGCGCGTACGCGGCGTTGACCGATGCCGACCAGGTGGTCTACGACCGCGGGGTGCCCGACTCCCTGCTCAGCGCGATCCGCTCCGACGCCAAGGAGGACGCGCAGTTCAGCCCGGCCGAAGGCGCCCCCGGCGACGTCGCCAAGGTGCTGCTCTCCGCTGCGAAGTCCGGCCTCTCCGCCGTCCACCTGGTAGCCGGTGACCCGTTCGGCCACGAGTCGGTGGTCAAGGAGGTGCAGGCGGTCGCTCGGACCGCGGTGCACTTCGAGGTCATCCCCGGCATCGGCCAGGCCGAGGGCGTCGCCGCCTACGCCGGTGTGCCGCTGCCCGGTGTGCGCATCTCCGCTGACGTCGACGACGTCACCAACCTGGACTTCGACGCGCTCGCCGGAGCTGCCCAGAAGGGCTCCTTCGCGGTGGCCGTGGACGCCGGCGACCTCGCCGCCGTCCGGGACGGGCTGCTCGCGGCGGGTGTCGAGCCGGGTGTCCCGGTCGCGGTGACCGGCGACGGCACCGGCGAGACGCAGTACACCACCACCTCGACCGTGGACAGTTTCGTCGCGGCGGCGCTCGGCTTCACCGGCCGGGTCGTGCTCACCGTCGGCACCGAGGTCGCCGAGCGCGACAGCCTGAGCTGGTGGGAGAACCGCCCGCTGTACGGCTGGAAGGTCCTCGTCCCGCGTACCAAGGAGCAGGCCGGCGCGATGAGTGCCAGGCTCCGTGCCTACGGCGCGATCCCGTGTGAGGTGCCGACCATCGCGGTCGAGCCGCCCCGCACCCCGGCTCAGATGGAGCGGGCCGTCAAGGGCCTGGTCGACGGCCGGTACGCCTGGGTCATCTTCACCTCGGTCAACGCGGTCCGCGCGGTCTGGGAGAAGTTCGGCGAGCACGGTCTGGACGCCCGCCACTTCGGTGGCGTCAAGATCGCCTGCATCGGTGAGGCCACCGCCGACGCGGTCCGCGCGTTCGGCATCCAGCCGGAGCTGATCCCGGCCGGTGAGCAGTCCAGCGACGGTCTGCTGGCCGAGTTCTCGCCGCACGACGAGATCCTCGACCCGGTCGGCCGGGTTCTACTGCCGCGCGCTGACATCGCGACCGAGACCCTCGCGGCCGGTCTGATCGAGCGTGGTTGGGAGGTCGACGACGTGACCGCGTACCGGACGGTCCGCGCCGCCCCGCCGCCGGCCGAGATCCGCGACGCGATCAAGTCGGGCGGGTTCGACGCGGTGCTCTTCACCTCGTCCTCGACGGTCCGCAACCTGGTCGGCATCGCCGGCAAGCCGCACGCCCGCACGGTCGTCGCGGTGATCGGCCCGAAGACCGCCGAGACGGCTGTCGAGTTCGGTCTGCGGGTCGACACCCAGCCGCAGAACGCGTCGGTGCCGGACCTGGTCGAGGCGCTCGCCGAGTACGCCCTCGAACTCCGCGAGAAGCTGGCCGCCATGCCGGCCAAGCAGCGCCGCGGTTCCAAGGTGCAGGGCCCGACGGCTCTCCGTTTCCGCTGA